One Paenibacillus sp. FSL W8-0186 genomic window carries:
- a CDS encoding Ger(x)C family spore germination protein, with translation MNKLKSRAFLVILSMTIVMTTSGCWSSVELNDRAFVSLIMVDLTDDGEFELTLGFPLPNRMIPGEVGGSGGSSKEPFAFVTKTGPTLPQALQDIQNDLSRRITFGQTRLLIIGSTLAKHGLDPILEFISRRINFHISANLFVTPGKVLELVETPTTFERFVSVILTSYITHRMTIDATLRDVLLARYGSGDILIPVLSFSKAPETIAKKEKSQIWLGVDGAAMFIKGKMIGQQLNKVEMQTSLLLYSNIREMTIRVESPTDGKEITFNVEDITTKFKAKVKDDTPGIRLETRGTASVQASDSKLDLQNDEQLMLLQKELDREIKSRIMQLINKTRTAKADVFQLGNYIKWKHPDIWDKYQSNWNEFYAKGLDIEAAVKIRIRGTGEAFRSIRTEWGEGT, from the coding sequence TTGAACAAGCTGAAGAGCAGAGCGTTTCTTGTCATACTATCCATGACTATCGTCATGACTACAAGCGGCTGCTGGTCCTCGGTAGAGCTCAATGACCGGGCGTTCGTTAGTCTGATAATGGTTGATCTAACGGATGATGGAGAATTCGAACTGACTCTCGGCTTCCCCCTCCCGAACCGCATGATTCCCGGAGAAGTCGGCGGGTCTGGCGGGTCCAGCAAGGAACCGTTCGCTTTTGTTACGAAAACAGGGCCAACACTGCCGCAAGCCTTGCAGGACATTCAAAACGATTTATCAAGGAGAATTACTTTTGGGCAAACGCGGTTACTCATCATTGGTAGCACACTGGCGAAGCATGGCCTCGATCCGATATTAGAATTTATCAGCCGGCGCATCAACTTCCATATTAGCGCCAATCTATTCGTAACTCCGGGAAAAGTGCTGGAACTGGTGGAAACCCCAACGACATTCGAGCGCTTCGTCTCAGTCATTCTAACTTCCTATATTACCCATCGGATGACCATCGATGCTACACTTAGGGACGTTCTTCTTGCCAGATACGGCTCGGGGGATATTCTTATACCTGTGCTGTCTTTCAGTAAAGCCCCAGAAACAATAGCCAAGAAGGAGAAAAGCCAAATCTGGCTCGGCGTTGACGGAGCGGCTATGTTTATAAAAGGAAAAATGATCGGCCAGCAGTTAAATAAGGTAGAGATGCAAACCTCCTTATTGCTCTATTCCAACATCCGCGAAATGACGATCCGCGTAGAGTCTCCTACCGATGGGAAGGAGATCACTTTCAACGTGGAAGACATCACCACGAAGTTTAAAGCAAAAGTCAAGGATGATACACCCGGGATCCGCTTGGAAACCAGAGGAACAGCATCGGTCCAGGCCTCCGACTCCAAGCTTGATCTTCAGAACGATGAACAGTTGATGTTGCTGCAAAAAGAGCTGGACCGGGAAATTAAAAGCCGGATCATGCAGCTGATTAACAAGACGCGCACCGCCAAAGCTGATGTTTTCCAATTGGGAAATTATATTAAATGGAAGCATCCTGACATTTGGGATAAATATCAATCGAACTGGAATGAATTTTACGCCAAAGGGCTGGACATAGAAGCTGCAGTAAAAATTAGAATTCGCGGAACCGGTGAAGCCTTTCGGTCAATCAGAACGGAATGGGGAGAAGGCACATGA
- a CDS encoding ABC transporter ATP-binding protein, which produces MSDSNRSEGFSQVIEMQNVTWRRDGKVVLDGIDWQVAPGENWALFGLNGSGKTTLLNMINGYIWPTTGTISVLGHKYGEVDVREMRKSIGWVSSSLQQRIHASEKVQDLVVSGKFASIGLYEKPSSEDFDRAEALMHQLRCGHLLDRTYQTCSQGEQQKLLIARALMAEPKLLILDEAANGLDFISKEGLLDSIQELAVQPDAPHMIYVTHHTEEIVPAFAKTLLLRRGEVFMQGNTKELFRGDTLSDFFELPVDVTWRNDRAWLSRK; this is translated from the coding sequence ATGAGTGATTCGAACCGGTCGGAGGGTTTTAGTCAAGTGATTGAGATGCAGAATGTAACATGGCGGCGGGACGGCAAAGTTGTGCTGGACGGGATAGACTGGCAGGTCGCGCCTGGCGAGAATTGGGCTTTGTTTGGGCTGAACGGGTCGGGTAAAACGACATTGCTTAATATGATCAACGGGTACATTTGGCCGACAACGGGCACGATTTCCGTACTGGGGCATAAATATGGCGAAGTGGACGTCAGGGAAATGCGTAAATCGATCGGGTGGGTCAGCTCTTCTCTGCAGCAAAGAATTCATGCATCCGAGAAGGTGCAGGATCTGGTTGTGAGCGGGAAATTTGCATCGATCGGGTTGTATGAAAAGCCGTCAAGCGAGGATTTTGACCGGGCGGAGGCATTGATGCATCAGTTAAGATGCGGCCATTTGCTGGATCGCACATATCAGACCTGCTCCCAGGGCGAGCAGCAAAAGCTGCTCATTGCACGGGCATTGATGGCAGAACCCAAACTGCTGATTTTGGATGAAGCTGCGAACGGCCTCGATTTCATCTCGAAGGAAGGGCTGCTGGACAGCATTCAGGAGCTGGCGGTACAGCCCGACGCTCCGCATATGATCTATGTTACTCACCATACGGAGGAGATCGTACCGGCCTTTGCCAAGACGCTGCTTCTCCGGCGCGGTGAAGTGTTCATGCAGGGAAATACGAAGGAGCTGTTCCGCGGGGATACCTTGTCAGACTTCTTCGAACTGCCGGTCGATGTCACCTGGAGAAATGACCGCGCCTGGCTTTCTAGAAAGTAA
- a CDS encoding spore germination protein has protein sequence MSLWLRLLRRQRKNNSSAQLPKHVHKALPANLTSDSEASPSSSVEQRDDRVPWMKQQLENCSDIVFRQFKIKTGDRCTLVYLRSTADQTTIQEVILRSLLDYSGSEDSDLIRYLFDDQAISVSEIKIVTETNEAITTVLSFGVVLMIEGEPRIMTFPSVSALTTRAIEEAPNESVIRGPRESFNESLDTNLSLLRRRLKSKNFKMEEHSLGTETKTRFVIAYVEGICKPELIKELKRRLSYLDIDAVLGSSTFEETIEDSPYSPFPQVEYTERPDIVSASLLEGRIAIIVDGTPSAILAPVTLTMLMQTSEDYFQRYIAATWIRWIRFLFLFVSLLLPSLYIAITTFHPEMIPFKLLMTVAAAREIVPFPAFVEAFIMELSFEALREASIRIPKSIGQAVSIIGALIIGTAAVQAGIVSAAMVIIVSLTGIASFIIPHFDLGLTIRLLRFPIMALASMLGLFGITCGLIIIYIHLLNLKSFGLPYLYPLTPLAKADLNDTLYRAPWWAMQQRPVALTHNEQRQKKNPRGWEKQKEE, from the coding sequence ATGTCATTATGGTTAAGACTGCTGCGGAGACAACGCAAAAACAACAGCTCCGCTCAACTCCCAAAGCATGTACACAAGGCATTACCTGCAAATTTGACTTCAGACAGCGAAGCTTCTCCTTCCAGCAGCGTAGAGCAGCGGGATGACCGCGTGCCATGGATGAAGCAGCAGCTTGAGAATTGTTCGGATATCGTCTTTCGCCAATTCAAAATTAAAACAGGCGATCGTTGTACCTTGGTCTACTTGAGGAGCACGGCAGACCAGACGACGATTCAAGAGGTTATTCTCCGCAGCCTGCTGGATTATAGCGGATCAGAGGACAGCGACCTGATTCGGTACCTGTTTGACGACCAAGCGATATCCGTCTCCGAAATCAAAATTGTCACTGAGACCAACGAGGCTATTACGACCGTCCTTAGCTTCGGAGTGGTCCTCATGATTGAGGGAGAGCCCCGAATCATGACTTTCCCTTCCGTATCTGCCTTAACTACACGGGCGATCGAAGAAGCGCCGAACGAGTCGGTCATCCGCGGACCGAGGGAATCCTTTAATGAGAGTCTGGATACGAATCTATCGCTGCTGCGCAGAAGATTGAAGAGCAAAAATTTTAAGATGGAAGAGCATAGCCTCGGCACCGAGACGAAAACAAGATTCGTTATCGCCTATGTTGAAGGGATCTGCAAGCCAGAGCTGATTAAGGAACTCAAGCGAAGACTGTCCTATCTCGATATTGATGCAGTTTTAGGATCCTCGACCTTCGAGGAGACCATCGAGGACTCGCCCTACTCCCCATTTCCGCAGGTTGAATATACGGAGCGGCCTGATATCGTCAGCGCATCGCTGCTGGAGGGACGTATAGCGATTATCGTCGACGGGACTCCCTCCGCGATTCTTGCTCCGGTCACACTAACTATGCTGATGCAGACTTCGGAGGATTATTTTCAGCGATATATCGCCGCCACCTGGATTCGCTGGATCCGTTTCTTGTTTCTTTTTGTTTCCCTGCTGCTGCCGTCTTTGTACATTGCCATTACTACGTTTCACCCGGAAATGATTCCTTTCAAGCTGTTGATGACTGTCGCTGCGGCAAGAGAAATCGTGCCCTTTCCCGCCTTTGTCGAAGCGTTCATTATGGAGCTGTCCTTCGAAGCGCTGCGGGAAGCCTCCATTCGCATTCCGAAATCGATCGGACAGGCTGTGTCGATTATTGGCGCGCTGATCATCGGTACGGCCGCGGTGCAAGCAGGGATCGTCTCGGCAGCCATGGTTATCATTGTCTCGCTGACCGGAATCGCTTCCTTTATTATTCCGCACTTCGACCTTGGATTGACGATCAGGCTGCTCCGCTTCCCGATCATGGCCTTAGCCTCGATGCTAGGCTTGTTCGGCATTACCTGCGGGCTGATCATTATTTATATCCATCTGCTTAACCTCAAATCATTCGGACTACCTTATTTGTACCCGCTCACGCCGTTAGCCAAAGCGGATTTGAACGATACATTATACCGCGCCCCATGGTGGGCGATGCAGCAACGCCCTGTAGCGTTAACCCATAATGAACAACGCCAGAAGAAAAATCCCCGCGGCTGGGAGAAACAAAAGGAGGAGTGA
- a CDS encoding M14 family metallocarboxypeptidase, whose amino-acid sequence MNSWHNAKFWLPILAAMLSLAMLSSSTSASSGDIVRSDTVMSYERMTSHIADLAERYPETIEYKSIGTTPHGREIWAVKLGQGEAAIFINGSHHAREWLTTTINLQMIEQYAKAYRAGTAIDGYDARKVLNETTIWFVPMVNPDGVTLQQSGLTAFPEKSRNALLQMNQGSKDFTRWKANAQGVDLNRQYPADWSTIHNNAAGPNWMNYKGAKPLQTTENQSLVNFTYEIQPEIAISYHSAGRILYWNYKTAPANLARDRKLAHSFAAKTGYSLVQPTSNPSGGGYTDWFITTFGRPAFTPEIGIKTGEAHLPLSAFAEEWKRNKGIGIWLADEGYRLWLSRNRNRAEQPLEEGTLTLTEARDVYSEPNFLSKATTRLSPQTLQAAAKAGNWYKIQTGEGMGWIYEPHPRLGTAAEVDASIELKQDTVFYEQPFDRTAEKGRLAPMMVQASKKWDDWYLVMTPIGEYWIEWAN is encoded by the coding sequence GTGAACAGCTGGCATAACGCCAAGTTTTGGCTGCCCATCCTCGCTGCCATGCTGTCGTTGGCGATGTTAAGTTCTTCTACGTCTGCAAGCAGCGGGGATATCGTGCGAAGTGATACAGTTATGAGCTATGAGAGGATGACCTCGCATATTGCCGATTTGGCGGAGCGTTATCCGGAGACCATCGAATATAAGTCAATCGGCACAACGCCGCACGGCCGGGAGATTTGGGCGGTGAAATTGGGTCAGGGTGAAGCGGCCATTTTCATAAACGGATCGCATCACGCCAGGGAATGGCTAACGACGACGATAAATTTGCAGATGATCGAGCAATATGCCAAAGCTTACAGGGCAGGAACGGCGATCGACGGCTATGATGCGAGGAAGGTGCTGAACGAAACGACAATCTGGTTTGTGCCCATGGTCAATCCGGATGGGGTTACGCTTCAGCAATCCGGGCTTACGGCTTTTCCGGAGAAATCGAGGAATGCGCTGCTGCAGATGAACCAGGGCAGCAAAGATTTTACGCGCTGGAAAGCCAATGCCCAAGGCGTAGATTTGAACCGCCAGTATCCCGCAGACTGGAGTACGATACATAACAACGCGGCTGGGCCGAACTGGATGAATTACAAAGGGGCCAAGCCGCTGCAAACGACGGAGAATCAAAGTCTCGTAAATTTCACTTATGAGATTCAGCCGGAAATCGCCATTTCCTACCATTCAGCAGGGCGGATTCTGTATTGGAACTACAAGACAGCTCCGGCCAACCTGGCGCGCGACCGGAAGCTGGCCCACAGCTTTGCTGCCAAGACTGGATACAGCCTGGTCCAGCCGACGAGTAATCCTTCCGGCGGAGGGTACACGGATTGGTTCATCACGACATTCGGGCGTCCCGCTTTCACGCCGGAAATCGGCATTAAGACAGGCGAAGCGCATCTGCCGCTGTCCGCATTTGCCGAGGAATGGAAGCGAAATAAAGGGATCGGCATATGGCTTGCGGACGAAGGCTATAGACTGTGGCTGAGCCGCAATCGCAACCGGGCCGAGCAGCCGCTGGAAGAGGGGACTTTGACCCTAACCGAGGCGCGGGACGTATACAGCGAGCCGAATTTTCTGTCTAAGGCAACAACCCGTTTAAGTCCGCAAACCTTGCAAGCAGCGGCGAAGGCAGGCAACTGGTACAAAATCCAAACCGGTGAAGGTATGGGATGGATTTATGAACCTCATCCGCGGCTCGGTACGGCTGCCGAAGTGGACGCCAGCATAGAACTTAAACAGGATACCGTCTTTTATGAACAGCCATTCGACCGGACGGCAGAGAAGGGCAGACTTGCTCCGATGATGGTTCAGGCCAGCAAAAAGTGGGATGACTGGTATTTGGTCATGACACCGATTGGCGAGTACTGGATAGAGTGGGCGAACTAG
- a CDS encoding YhcH/YjgK/YiaL family protein encodes MMLGDIRNLDQEKHLYPSAVRRGLEYIKLHQLENASPGRYELESGKMFAIVQEYTTQPVSGQQYESHYSYIDIQYLVSGTERIGWKRYDDRLKISLNRLSEDDIQYYESEAEKEFEAVQRRERRAGQDEGSDLIMEPGLFAVFFPTDLHRPCGHVHRESCIRKIVIKIHRSLVGL; translated from the coding sequence ATGATGCTGGGGGATATCAGAAACCTGGATCAAGAGAAGCATTTATACCCTTCCGCTGTGCGAAGAGGGCTGGAATACATTAAGCTGCATCAGCTAGAGAATGCTTCGCCAGGCAGATATGAACTGGAAAGCGGAAAGATGTTTGCTATTGTTCAGGAATATACGACACAGCCGGTTAGCGGTCAGCAGTACGAATCTCACTACAGCTATATAGATATTCAGTATTTGGTGAGCGGTACGGAACGGATTGGCTGGAAAAGATACGATGACCGGCTGAAAATTAGCCTGAACCGCTTAAGCGAAGACGATATACAATACTATGAATCCGAAGCGGAAAAGGAATTCGAAGCTGTTCAGCGGAGAGAACGGAGGGCGGGACAGGATGAAGGCAGTGACTTGATCATGGAGCCGGGACTATTCGCCGTTTTCTTTCCAACGGATTTGCATCGCCCATGCGGCCACGTGCACAGAGAGAGCTGCATTCGCAAAATCGTCATCAAAATACACCGAAGTCTCGTCGGGTTGTAA
- a CDS encoding histidine kinase — protein sequence MRMSYQQIKWLILATPTITIGIWEFVRHEYLLSVISMELGNWLSPVIVFLVSVLLLTQLFKMMEQIQKELNEAKELKAALEEREKIAREIHDGIAQSLFLLNAQVSKVEKAQVSDQVTFEKLKNNIHRTNTYVREAIANLRHPAAPDSISWMQGIDSLIQELQRDSDLRFKISWSIPEERLSLRDKIELLALIRESLLNIHKHAKAKEVHIEGHVIDGGWQCSVTDNGVGFDMNGNPGSHSYGIKIMRDRAAMMGWDFGIESSGGQTMVTIQNHG from the coding sequence ATGAGAATGTCCTATCAGCAAATCAAATGGTTAATCCTGGCCACACCTACGATAACGATCGGGATTTGGGAGTTTGTACGGCATGAATATTTACTGTCTGTTATATCGATGGAACTGGGGAACTGGTTGTCCCCGGTGATCGTATTTCTGGTATCAGTATTATTGCTGACCCAGCTGTTCAAGATGATGGAGCAAATCCAGAAGGAGCTGAACGAGGCAAAGGAGCTTAAGGCGGCCTTGGAAGAACGGGAGAAGATCGCCCGCGAGATCCATGACGGAATAGCACAGTCTTTGTTCCTCTTAAATGCTCAAGTAAGCAAAGTGGAGAAGGCTCAGGTGAGTGATCAGGTTACTTTTGAGAAGCTGAAAAATAATATTCATCGTACGAATACCTATGTTCGCGAAGCGATTGCGAATTTACGCCATCCTGCCGCGCCGGACTCCATCTCCTGGATGCAGGGAATCGACAGCTTGATCCAGGAGCTTCAGAGAGATTCGGATTTGCGCTTTAAAATAAGCTGGAGCATTCCGGAGGAACGGCTATCGTTGCGGGATAAGATTGAGCTGCTTGCATTGATCCGCGAATCGCTCCTTAACATCCATAAGCATGCGAAGGCGAAGGAGGTGCATATTGAAGGCCATGTCATAGACGGGGGATGGCAGTGCTCCGTCACCGACAACGGGGTAGGCTTCGACATGAACGGCAATCCGGGCAGCCATAGCTATGGCATCAAAATCATGCGGGATCGGGCGGCCATGATGGGTTGGGATTTCGGGATCGAAAGCAGCGGGGGACAAACGATGGTAACGATTCAAAATCACGGATAA
- a CDS encoding prohibitin family protein, which yields MEAVPNKPRKNTGYKGIAAIAVIVILAFVGMNSVTQVQYGHVGLYKTFGKLNDNILSPGIHLKIPFIQTVIQVNTQVTKTETDTTASSKDLQPVSTHVVVNYSVNKESAYNLMNNVGGAYDSVIINPAVQEVVKEVTARYPAEDLIAKRDIVAGEISEHLTARMAKYDLIVNEINIVNFKFSEAFDNSIEAKQVAQQQALKAENDLKRIEIEAKQKIAQAQAEAESLKLKKQEVTPELVQLKQIEVQEKALEKWDGRLPAVSGGATPFIDIQSFVSQNQ from the coding sequence ATGGAAGCAGTACCTAACAAACCAAGGAAAAACACGGGATACAAAGGGATAGCTGCAATCGCAGTGATCGTGATTTTGGCTTTTGTAGGGATGAACAGTGTGACGCAGGTGCAGTACGGCCATGTTGGGTTGTATAAAACTTTTGGAAAACTCAACGACAATATTTTGTCGCCCGGCATTCATTTGAAGATTCCTTTCATTCAGACGGTGATTCAGGTAAATACCCAGGTAACGAAGACGGAAACGGATACGACCGCATCGTCCAAGGATTTGCAGCCGGTATCGACGCATGTCGTCGTCAACTATTCCGTCAATAAAGAGTCGGCCTACAATTTGATGAATAATGTTGGGGGAGCTTATGATTCGGTCATCATTAACCCAGCGGTGCAGGAAGTCGTCAAGGAGGTTACCGCACGGTACCCCGCTGAGGACTTGATCGCAAAGCGTGATATCGTAGCCGGAGAGATCAGCGAGCATTTGACGGCAAGGATGGCTAAATACGATTTGATTGTAAATGAAATCAATATTGTGAACTTCAAGTTCTCCGAAGCGTTCGACAATTCGATTGAAGCGAAGCAGGTCGCTCAGCAGCAGGCGCTGAAGGCGGAGAACGATTTAAAGCGGATTGAAATCGAAGCGAAGCAAAAGATCGCCCAGGCTCAAGCTGAGGCCGAGTCCCTCAAGCTGAAGAAGCAGGAGGTTACGCCAGAACTGGTACAACTGAAGCAAATCGAAGTGCAGGAGAAGGCCCTCGAGAAGTGGGATGGACGTCTGCCTGCAGTGAGTGGCGGAGCTACTCCGTTTATCGATATTCAATCCTTTGTGAGTCAAAATCAGTAA
- a CDS encoding iron ABC transporter permease, with amino-acid sequence MTEMLETTQTERNLHIPKKRTRPLVVSLILFGGIFALIFGIMLSVSFGAADIDFATVWEAVFRYNPELTQHQIIQEIRLPRVLGGVLVGAGFAVAGALMQGMTRNPMADSGLLGLNSGAGFALAICFAFFPGLSFGMLILYSFLGAGAGAGLVFGISSLAKGGVTPVRLVLAGAAVSALLVALSEGVALYFRVGQDLAFWYAGGVAGTKWFQLKIMLPWIGGALLGAMMLSRSITMLSLGEEVAVGLGQRTGLVKLAGTVIVLILAGSSVAVVGSVGFIGLIIPHLTRFLVGVDYRTIIPCSAILGSLLVVFADLAARMINAPAETPLGALIALIGVPFFLYLARKERREL; translated from the coding sequence ATGACGGAAATGTTAGAAACTACGCAGACGGAGAGAAATCTGCACATACCAAAGAAGCGGACAAGGCCGCTAGTCGTCTCTTTGATTCTGTTCGGGGGGATATTCGCTCTTATATTTGGAATTATGCTGTCGGTATCTTTCGGCGCAGCGGATATTGATTTCGCGACTGTATGGGAAGCGGTTTTCCGCTACAATCCAGAGCTGACGCAGCATCAAATCATTCAGGAAATCCGCCTGCCCCGTGTACTTGGCGGAGTCTTGGTCGGTGCAGGCTTCGCCGTTGCCGGCGCGTTGATGCAGGGAATGACCCGCAATCCGATGGCGGATTCCGGGCTGCTCGGCCTTAATTCAGGCGCAGGCTTTGCCCTGGCTATATGCTTTGCTTTTTTTCCGGGGCTATCGTTTGGTATGCTCATTTTATATTCCTTCCTGGGCGCGGGAGCGGGCGCCGGATTGGTATTTGGAATCAGTTCGCTGGCCAAGGGAGGGGTCACTCCCGTGCGTCTTGTGTTGGCTGGGGCAGCGGTCAGCGCTTTGCTGGTAGCTCTGAGCGAAGGCGTTGCGCTGTATTTCCGGGTTGGCCAGGACCTGGCCTTCTGGTACGCGGGCGGTGTGGCCGGAACAAAATGGTTTCAATTGAAAATCATGCTTCCCTGGATCGGAGGCGCGCTGCTCGGCGCGATGATGCTGTCGCGTTCGATTACGATGCTAAGCCTTGGGGAAGAGGTGGCCGTGGGTCTCGGGCAGCGGACAGGGCTGGTCAAGCTGGCAGGGACGGTCATCGTGCTCATCCTGGCGGGCTCGTCGGTGGCCGTGGTCGGCTCTGTCGGTTTTATCGGGCTGATTATCCCCCATTTGACCCGGTTCCTGGTTGGCGTCGATTATCGGACCATCATCCCTTGCTCGGCCATCCTTGGGAGCCTGCTGGTTGTCTTTGCCGATCTGGCGGCAAGAATGATCAATGCCCCGGCGGAAACACCGCTGGGCGCCCTTATCGCGTTAATCGGCGTGCCCTTCTTCCTCTATCTCGCACGCAAAGAGAGGAGGGAGTTATAG
- a CDS encoding endospore germination permease, which yields MDKITRLQIFSMYNLYIFTVTIAFLSGLYIQNSHYSTPISIIIGGLVSILFLYPAYRVTVIRPNETIIQYGSSIVGKVPHAFFILVIAVMNLLLASLNLRELEDFLIQVYLPGTPSWLIALMFGFCVAYCVRSGVTTIFRAALGIFVISILGFVGIPFMVTQAMRIEVLPALINQLDLKEVGTTVYDCVTIFGEFAFLFLIMPYIKTPKKVYRTVALTILSSTVIILSHIIPILMILGPQLAANLTYPDLDLVRSLRTGSFVETLDPILIILWLTSLFIKVSFMIFIAVYAISLLVKLPDHKPLALSFTAFSCILSMLIVRSQIEVNYLLLEGLPPLLIFIEFVIPVIYWTANGIKSRKNKTKNA from the coding sequence ATGGATAAAATTACCAGATTACAAATATTTTCTATGTATAATCTGTATATTTTTACGGTGACCATCGCCTTCTTATCAGGCCTGTACATCCAGAATAGCCACTACTCCACACCGATAAGTATCATTATTGGAGGCTTGGTCAGCATCCTTTTTCTGTATCCTGCCTACAGAGTCACCGTAATTCGGCCTAACGAGACGATCATCCAATATGGCAGCAGCATTGTGGGCAAAGTGCCGCATGCTTTTTTTATTCTGGTGATTGCCGTTATGAATCTGCTCCTCGCCTCGCTCAACCTTCGCGAACTTGAGGATTTTCTCATTCAGGTTTACTTGCCGGGAACTCCATCATGGCTGATCGCTCTGATGTTCGGGTTCTGCGTGGCCTATTGCGTACGTTCTGGAGTCACGACTATTTTCCGGGCAGCTCTGGGCATTTTTGTTATTAGTATTCTAGGTTTTGTCGGCATTCCATTCATGGTGACGCAAGCCATGCGCATTGAAGTGCTTCCCGCTCTGATTAACCAATTGGATCTAAAAGAGGTCGGCACGACCGTTTACGATTGCGTCACGATTTTTGGGGAGTTTGCTTTCCTGTTTCTGATTATGCCTTACATTAAGACACCTAAAAAGGTCTATCGGACAGTGGCTCTTACCATCCTGTCTTCGACCGTTATTATTCTGTCTCACATTATCCCGATCCTGATGATTCTAGGTCCGCAGCTAGCGGCTAATCTGACTTATCCCGACCTGGATCTCGTTCGTTCCCTGCGTACCGGGTCATTTGTGGAAACATTGGACCCTATTTTAATCATCCTGTGGCTGACCAGTCTGTTTATTAAGGTCTCTTTTATGATATTCATCGCCGTCTATGCCATATCCCTGCTAGTGAAACTGCCGGATCACAAACCGCTCGCCCTTTCGTTTACAGCCTTTTCCTGCATTCTATCCATGCTGATCGTTCGCTCCCAAATCGAAGTAAATTACTTGCTGCTTGAGGGGCTGCCGCCGCTGCTCATCTTTATTGAATTTGTGATTCCAGTGATCTACTGGACCGCCAACGGAATAAAATCCCGCAAAAATAAAACGAAAAATGCTTAA